A region of Vitis riparia cultivar Riparia Gloire de Montpellier isolate 1030 chromosome 12, EGFV_Vit.rip_1.0, whole genome shotgun sequence DNA encodes the following proteins:
- the LOC117926807 gene encoding secreted RxLR effector protein 161-like, protein MPTNLKLSKDESGKGVEETLYRSMIGSLLYRTASRPDIAFSVGVCARYQACPKESHLITLKRIIRYIAGTLELGLWYPFDTHSDVACYTDADWAGNVDDRKSTSGGCFYIGNCLVAWMSKKQNSVSLSTAEANTLLPVVIVPSFWIKQMLRDYGLIKEP, encoded by the coding sequence ATGCCTACCAACCTAAAGCTAAGTAAGGATGAATCCGGGAAAGGGGTAGAGGAAACATTGTATAGGAGCATGATTGGTAGTCTCTTGTACCGCACTGCTAGTAGACCGGACATAGCTTTTAGTGTTGGAGTGTGTGCTAGGTATCAGGCATGTCCTAAGGAATCTCATCTCATAACTCTTAAGCGTATCATTAGGTACATTGCTGGTACTTTAGAGCTGGGTCTTTGGTATCCATTTGACACTCATTCTGATGTAGCTTGCTACACTGATGCCGATTGGGCTGGAAATGTGGATGATAGGAAAAGCACTTCAGGTGGTTGTTTCTATATTGGAAATTGTTTGGTTGCTTGGATGAGTAAGAAGCAAAACTCTGTTTCGCTTTCCACAGCTGAAGCGAATACATTGCTGCCGGTAGTTATTGTTCCCAGCTTTtggatcaagcaaatgttgagAGACTATGGATTGATCAAGGAACCATGA